The Pyricularia oryzae 70-15 unplaced genomic scaffold supercont8.8_3, whole genome shotgun sequence region CCACGCCGTATCCACCGTCGCCGTCCCCGCGCAGTCCCTCGGCACCGTGTAGACCCGGTTGGCGCCCGACTCGTACGTCACGGCACCGCTGCTCTCGACCCTGATGAACTTGTACTCAAAGGTGGCGCCGGCCGGCAGGCTGATCGTCGTGGTCCACAGCGGGTTCGACGACGTGTACTGCGAGGCGGAGAGCGCCGGCGCCTTGGACGCGTCCCAGCCCCCCAGCTGCGCAATGGACCCCGCGATCTTGACCGTCTGGCCGACCGATGTGGTGGTCTTGGAGCGGAACGTGACGGCGACGCTGGCGGCCGGCGTGGCGCAGCTTGTGGGTGGTGGGCTCGCCGGCGTGCTGGTCGTGGTCGTGGTCGGGGGAGACTGGGAGTCGGGCGCGGTTATTTTGATGTCGGCGCAGGTGAGGTAGATCTGTGGCGTCTGGAACGAGTTCCATTTGAAGGACAGCAGGGTGTGGTTTGAAACGTAGTTGGGGATTTTGATCCGCGAAGAGACCTAATTTTGTAGCACTACTCGTGAGCTTTTGATGACTCGGGTACTGTACCGACGGATATTCGTGGGCTTGTGGCAAGTCAGGGGTTCCCCTACCGTGTAGCCACCCGCGATGCTGGTGTAGCAAGAGTTGAGAGGGGCGTTGTCGACACCCCTGCACTTTGTGTCCTGGAACCCCTTGCACGTGAACCAGTCGTTGCGCCAACAGGCCTGCCCCGGGCTGCAATCGGGGCTGTAGCCGCACGACTGGCCGTTGACGTCGGTGCAGGGCAGGGTGCCGGCCCTGAAGCAGTTCTCGGCAGCCTGCTTCTCAGCCTCGCTGGGCAGGTAGCCGGGGGTCAGGAGCTTGTCGACGAGCGCCTGGTCCTGGCAGATGCGGTAGGTGAACATGCCGCCGTGGTCGCCGTTGTTGTCGACGCACCACTGCACGTCCGCCACGTCGCCGCCCTTGTAGGTCACCACCGGGGCGGATCCCCAGCGCGGGCCCGGCTGGTTGTAGTCGACGCTGACGCGGGCGTTGTAGCCGCACGGTCCTGAGCGGCCGACCTGGGCCGAGTCGAGGTCGGGCCAGGCTGTGACGGGCTCGAGGATGGTGCACTCGGGACAGGTGTCTGGTCCGGCTTGGGCGTTGAGCCCGGTTCGGCTCATGGGGAAGGTGAGGTAGCCATGGGCTTGGACGCCCGAGGCCAAGGCAAGGGCTTGAATGACAGACCACTTCATGATGGAGTTGGTTTTTGCGAGAAGTCGTCAGAGTACAATCAAAGAACCCGAGGTGGGAGAGTCAATCTTGGCTGATGTGATTAAAGCAGGACATCAAAGCATCTGTCCAACCTGGACTTGATCATACTTATCATCATTCCTCTCCACAGTCAACGGGACAATACATCTGTATATTCCCCTCCATAGTCGTCCGCGTGTCATCATGTAAGACCTTCGACACCCTGACGTCGGCAACTACTATGCAAGGCACCCTCCTGCCTTTACCCCACAATCTGTTTACAATCTGCAAACCTGTCAAGGTCACGAGCATAGATCGATGTGTGCAACGGCCCGAATTGTAAATTAAATATCGTCCCTCCGCACCGCGCCGGCAGAGGAAACTCCGACTTTTGGCATGCGCGAGGCGGACTTTTGGTGTTTGTCACCTGCGGAGAACGAGTCCAGAAGTGGCATGAGTTGGCCCTGAGAGAAAACCTAGGCTGGAACCAGGAACAACCAAGCCGTGTAAGCTGCTCGTTCCGGCATGAACCCCGTTGTCGTCTCCGCACCCCGCACCGAGCGACTTGCCCAAAAAAGCTCAAAGGTTTTTTAGGTTGCATGCCGTGGCACGAGGGAAATGTTCCATGCGACACAATTCGGCCCGAACAGACTGCATGCCGCTTGTGTTGCATTTAAATGGCTCAAAGGCTGGATTCGTCAccattgaaaaaaaaaacaccaagtACCCGTTTGGATCGATGTAAAATAGGCATGCCCAGTTGAGGATAGTCTATTTCTGATGCCGAGTAGAAAATACCACCGAATGCTCCGTGGGGTGGTAGTGGCGCAGACGATTCGCAGACGAGTGAGTCAAGACAGCGAATAAAGTTCTGAAtcaaatttctttttttaatgaAGGAAGGGCTGGTTTCTCGCCTCCTGAAACGATCAACAAATGCATTTAAGCTATCGATGTAGCCGGTCACGAATTT contains the following coding sequences:
- a CDS encoding starch binding domain-containing protein encodes the protein MKWSVIQALALASGVQAHGYLTFPMSRTGLNAQAGPDTCPECTILEPVTAWPDLDSAQVGRSGPCGYNARVSVDYNQPGPRWGSAPVVTYKGGDVADVQWCVDNNGDHGGMFTYRICQDQALVDKLLTPGYLPSEAEKQAAENCFRAGTLPCTDVNGQSCGYSPDCSPGQACWRNDWFTCKGFQDTKCRGVDNAPLNSCYTSIAGGYTVSSRIKIPNYVSNHTLLSFKWNSFQTPQIYLTCADIKITAPDSQSPPTTTTTSTPASPPPTSCATPAASVAVTFRSKTTTSVGQTVKIAGSIAQLGGWDASKAPALSASQYTSSNPLWTTTISLPAGATFEYKFIRVESSGAVTYESGANRVYTVPRDCAGTATVDTAWK